Genomic window (Capricornis sumatraensis isolate serow.1 chromosome 1, serow.2, whole genome shotgun sequence):
aatcacaaagttggagcacacacattaaaaaatttcaagatgTACTAGAAAGGTGCAGTAATTAGTACGTGTAACATttatataggaaaatatatatacagcaaTGTAAAGAATAGAAGACctagaaataaatctttattaatataatcatttCATTTTGGGCAAAGTGGTAACATAATTTAAAGAGGAGAGTAGGACCCATTGAATACGTTAAGTTGGAGCAACTGGTTATACACATATACTGTGTCTCATATTAAATATAAAGCATAAGAACCATATGAACATCTCAATAGATCCAGAAAAAGCTTATGACAAAAGTCCTCATTTatctatgattcagttcagttcagtagctcagtcgtgtctgactctttgtgaccccatgcatcgcagtatgccaggcctccctgtccatcaccaactcccagagttcactcaaactcatgtccatcgagtcgatgatgccatccagccatctcatgctctgtcatccccttctcctcctgcccacaatccctcccagcatcagagttttttgcaatgagtcaactcttcacatgaggtggccaaagtattggagtttcagctttagtatcaattcttccaatgaacacccaggactgatttccttcagaatggactgattggatctccttgcatccaagggactctcaagagtcttctcttgtggactctttgggagagggagagggtggaatgatttgggagaatggcattgaaacatgtataatatcatatatgaaacgaatcgccagtctaggttcgatgcatgatactggatgcttggggctggtgcactgggacgacccagagggatggcacagggagggaggtgggaggggtgttcaggatggggaacacgtgtatacctgtggtggattcatgttgatgtatggcaaaaccaatacaatattgtaaagtaattagtctccaattaaaataaataaatttatataaaaagaaaaattaaaaaaaaatactattctaATTACgagccaaaaaaaagagagagtcttctccaacaccacagttcaaaaccatcaattcttctgtgctcagctttcttcacagtccaactttcacacccatacatgactactggaaaaatcatagccttgactagatggacctttgttggcaaagtaatgtctctgctttttaatatgctatctaggttggtcataactttccttccaaggagtaagcgttttttaatttcatggctgcaatcaccatctgcagtgattatggagcccaaaaaaataaagtctgacactgtttccacttaaaaaactataaacaagatcaGTAtcgagggaacatacctcaacataataaaagccatatactgGGAAacattaagggcaggaggagacgagggtgacacaggatgagatggttggatggcatcatctacacaatggacatgagtatgagcaaactctgagtgaagaacagggaagcctggcacactgcagtttatggaatcgcaaagagtcagacacaacatagcaactgaacaacaacaacagtggcAAACTGACAGACAATCACACACTCAGTGATGAAAAGCAGAAAACATTTCCTTGAAGATTCCAAACAAAATGTAATGGATCTTGATGTAAGGATGCCCAGTCTTCCcacatttattcaacatagtattggaaggtCCTACCCATGgcagtcagaaaagaaaaagaaataaaaggaattcaaattgcaaaagaagtaaaaatgtcactgtttgcagatgacaagacACAATATGTAGAAAATCATAATGAAACTGcgaaaaaactgttagaactaataaatgaattcagtaaatttataatactgtatgatatcactcatatatgaaatctaaagaaTCAACAAATTAGTGAAAAAAGCAGCACACTTACAGATATCGCAAAAGAACTAGTAGCTactgtggagagagagaaatggggagGAGAAATATACAGATAGAGATTTTTAAAGGGTTATTATGgaattatatgaaatcatgtaCATGAAACTTTTGAAATTTGTAAAGCACTATAGACTCAAAAGAATCTTTCattgaataaaaaaagaaagctaaataaaacaatttctgctaaggaaaagaaaacactcagagaaagacaaatactgtgtgatatcacttatatgtgattataaaaaataaaacaaattattgaaaataacaaaaaagaaacagactcacagttaCAAAGAATCTATAGGTTAGCAGCAAGGAGAGAGGGGGTGAGGACTAAGATAGGTGTAGAGAATTAAGAGTAACAAAACCACTACGTAGAAAACAAATAACCTACAAGATATATTGTTCAGACGGGTAATatacccaatattttataactataaatggaggataaccattaaaaattgtgaatcactatgtttacAAAGCGAGATAGCTGCTGAATGACACATGGGGAAAACCCTGGACTCAGGAAGATTCCTCCCCAAGTAGGACAGCATAAAACTTGGTCCCACTACCTCAGAAAGGAAATCTTATTCAAAAGGCATGGTTGGGGAAAACTTTTGCATACTGAAGTGCTAAGGGAAAAAGGGCAGAAATGAAGACACGTTTGCTGGAAAATGAGCAAGGTTGTTTCATGTCATCTTAATTTTTTCAGCAACACTCTGAGATGAGTTTTCTTCAGTCAAATTGTCTTCTttcagacacatgtaccccagtgttcattgcagcactgtttacaatagctaggacatggaagcaacctagatgtccattggcagatgaatggataagagagttGTGGTGCATgtacaccatggaatattattcagctattaaaaaaataacatttgagtccattctaatgaggtggaatgGCATGGACTAGAAATGGTataaacctaacagaagcagaagatattaagaagaggtggcaagaatacacaggagaactatacaaaaaagatcttcatgacccagataatcatgatgctgtgatcactcacctagagccagacatcctggaatgtgaaatcaagtgggccttaagaagcatcactacgaacaaagttagtggaggtgatggaattccagtggagctctttcaaatcctaaaagatgatgctgtgaaagtgctgcaagcaaatttggaaaactcagcagcggccacaggactggaaaaggtcacttttcattccaatcccaaagaaagacaatgccaaagagtgctcaaaatactgcacaactgctctcatcttacacactagtaaagtaatgctcaaaattctccaagccaggcttcagcaatacgtgaaccgtgaacttcaagatgttcaagctggttttagaaaaggcagaggaaccagagatcaaattgccaacatccgctggatcatcaaaaaagcaagagagttccagaaaaacatctatttctgctttattgactatgccaaagcctttgactgtgtggatcacaacaaactgtggaaaattctgaaagagatgggaataccagaccacctgacctgcctcttgagaaatctgtatgcaggtcaggaagcaacagttagaactggacatggaacaacagactagttccaaataggcaaaggagtacatcaaggctatatattgtcaccctgcttatttaacttgtatgcagagtacatcatgagaaatgctgggctggaagaaacacaagctggaatcaagatttctgggagaaatatcaatcacctcagatatgcagatgacaccacccttatggcagaaagtgaagaagaactaaagagcctcttgatgaacgtgaaagaggagagtgaaaaagttggcttaaagctcaacattcagaaaatgaagatcatggcatccggtcccatcactttatgacaaatagatgaggaaacagtggctgactttatttttcttggttccaaaatcactgtagatggtgactgcagccattaaattaaaagacgcttactccttggaaggaaagttatgaccaacctagacagcatattaaaaagcagagacattactttgccaacaaaggtccatctagtcaaggctatggtttttccagtggtcatgtatgggtgtgagagctagactaaaaagaaagctgagcgctgaagaattgatgcttttgaactgtggtgttggagaagactcttaagagtcccttgggttgcaaggaaatccaaccagtccatcctaaaggaaatcggtcctgaatgttcattggaaggactgatgctgaagctgaaactcaatgcttcggccacctgatgcgaagagctgactcacttgaaaagaccatgatgatgggaaggattgaaggtggaaggagaaggggacgacagaggatgagatggttggatgatatcaccaactcaatggacatgagtttgggtaaactcccggagttggtgatggacagggagccctggcatgctgcagttcatggggacacagagtcagacacaactgagacactgaattgaactgaactgaatgaggtggataaacctggatcatattatacagagtgaagtaagtcagaaagagaaacatgaatacattatattaatgcatatatatggaatttagaaagatggtaacgacaaccctatatgcaaggcagcaaaaaagacacagatgtaaagaacagacttcggggtctatgtgggagaaggcaaggatgggatgattgtcatagcactgaaacatggatattaccatatgtaaaatagataaccagtgcaagtccgatgcatgaagcagggccctcaaagctggtgctctgaggcaacccagaggaatggggtggggaggggtgtgggaggGGCTTCAGGACGGGGGgcacatgtgcacctgtggctgattcatgtcagtgtctggcaaaaaccaccacaatactgtaaagtaattagcctccaattaaaatgaatcaattaattatttttaaaaggaaaaaaaatgtcttctttcacaaaatgaaaaggcagaaatatcgtgcagatgaaggaacaaggtaAAAACCCACaataccaaataaatgaagaggaaaaaggcaACGACTGGTAAAAGAATACAGAttgatgatagtaaagatgatccaaaatctcgaaaatagaatggagaaaatgcaagaattatTTAACGAGTTAActaggacctagaagaaataaagcatAAAGTGTTgagcaacacaattactgaaattaaaaatactctagaaggaatcaatagcagaataattgAGGTACTATgtcgtacacctgaaacttacatgctattgtacatcaactatacctcaatttaaaaaaaaaattttttttaagacagttaCTGAGAGAGAAGATTTAAAGGTTCTCGCTAAAACAAATGAATACGTTTTAACTATGTGGGTTTATGGATATGTTGTTAACTAACATTACTGTCGAAATCACTGTGCAACAAAAATGTCTATAAATTCATTATGTGGTACACCATAAGCTTACACGATGTTATGTCAAtcatctcagtaaagctggaaagtGATTAAGAGCTACTTATTAGATGAATGAACAGAAACACGGAAATCACATGAAGAGTCAGTACAAGAGGCAGGACTGAAGCCTAgggctttctgtctctatagtaCTTATTCTTATTATGTAGACTGAAATTCTTTAATTAAATTCATATCTAAAGAAGAAGACACAAATGTTTTGTGTGAGACAGTGCTTTATTCTGATCAGCAGCAAAATGTTTTGCATTTCCTATAACGTTGTGGATGTTTACAATAACACACAATATTTCCAGTATAAAACTCAAAACCCCTtcctggatcacagccttgtcatggtgaagggacTTGAGTAATTCAGTAAAGCTATGAGCCAAGCAATTAGGTCCACCCAAGATAGaggggtcatagtggagagttctgacaaaacatggtccactaaaaagggaatggcaaaccagtccaGTATGCATGCTGCGAgaaaccccataaacagtatgaaaaggcacaaaGATATGGTACCAAAAGATAAGCCCACCAGGTTGGAagctgtccaatatgctactgcggAGGAGCAGAGGGCaactactaatagctccagaaagaatgacacggctgggccaaagtggaaacaacgctcagttgtggatgtgtctggtggtaaaagtccaatgctataaacagcaaaattgcataggaacctggaatgttaggtccattaatcaaggtaaattggacgtggtcaaagAGGTGttgaacactgacatcttaggaatcagtgaactaaaatggacaggaaagggtgaattttggaagcagtaacagattttacttttctggcatccaaaatcactgcagacagtgactgcagccataaaattaaaggacacttgccccttggaaggaaagatatgacaaacctagacagcatattaaaaagcaaagacatcattttgccaacaaaaggccatatagtcaaagctatgatttttccagtagtcatgtacagatgtgagagttggaccataaagttgaatgctgaagaattaatgctttcaacttggggtgctagagaagactcttgagagtcccttagacagcaaggagatcaaaccagtcaattccaaaggaaatcaccctgaatattcattgaaaggattgatactgaagctccagtactttggccacctgatgtgaagagctgattcattaggaaagaccctgatgctggaaaagattgaaggcaggagaagagggtggcagaggatgagatggctggatggcatcaccagctcaatggatatgaatttgagtaaactccgggagatagtgaaggactaagaagtctggtgtgctgcagtccatggggtcgcagagtcggacatgacttagtgactaaacaacaacaacaaaatactcaAAAAGAAATTGTATCTCATGTTTTAGTATCAGAAAGAGCTGTTACGCTCATTTtaagatgaagacactgagactCATAGAGGCTAAGTAACTTCTAAAAAGCAACTAACTACAAAGTGGTCAGGCCAGCATGCTAATAAATGGTATCTGTTTCCTCAACACTTAACCTCAAAATACTGCTCTGAGACTGAACTCTGAAATACATTTTGTCTGCAAGTAAGTATgtaagtgtcagtcgctcagttgtgcccgactctttgcgaccctatggactgcagcccaccaggctcctctgtccatgagattttccaggcaaggatactggagtgggttgccatttccttctccaggggatcttcccaacccagggatcaaacctgggtctcctgcattacaggcagattctttaccatccgagctacAGGGGAAGTCTTAGCTAATTACAAGAATAAATTTTGCCTGACCCTGTGCTTTAAATATACACTGTGcctgctaagttatgtccaactctctgcgaccctttggaccacagccccccaggttcctctgtccataggattctccaggcaagaatactggagtggatagctgtgccctcctccagggaatcttcccaatccagggatcaaattcaagtctcttacatcttctgccttggcaggtgagttctttaccactagcatcacctgggaagccctaagtaaaCACTAATATTAACCTAATCCCACACATTAAAAATTCTAACCCACGTGCCTCCACAGACACTGGGAAAATACACACCATTGTTCTCCCATTGAATTCCTTGAAAACCGCAACCTCCCCATATTGATCTATAACCTGAATGGATCTAGACTACACTTGGACCCACATCTGAATCCCCCAAAATTAAAAGATTCACCCAGATAAATGTGTTTCTACCCTTGATAACCCATACttggggaaactgaagcttgaCCCTAACATGTCATAGTGAGGTTCAGAAGCTCTGAGATTAGTCCCAGCGTCTAAGCAGGAAGCCTCAGGGGTCCCCTGTCCCCTTGGAGTCAGCAGTGCTGGCTGTGATTACTGCTTTCTCTACCTGCTCTCTACCCCTCTCCAGGGACAAATTCCCCTGAGAGGTCATCACACCTCAACTCCCGCAGCCTAACAAGTGCCCCAGAGGCCAGTAGAGCAGACCTCAGACTCATGAGAAGCTGGCTGGGCTTCCTCAATCAGAAGAGCCCTCCCACTTGAGTCAGAGCAGCTCTGCCTTCTGAGATCTGGAGCTGGGAGAGCAGCAGCTAGCCCAAGTGTTGAGGTCAGGGAAAGGAAACGTGCTGTCCCTTTGGAGAAGCAGATCagctcctcctccatccctgctTCTCTCCTTGTCACTCAGCCCAGAAGCTCATGGGAGACACACGAGGAAGCTGAGCTTTGGCTGAGACGCAGACTTGACATGATGAACAGATGTGGTGCAGATCAGCTCCTGAAGGGcctgggaagggaagaaaagcatCTGGACGTGGAGGTGAGCTTCAGTGCTGGCCACTCACTTGGCTACTTCAAGCTAGTTCAACATCTTATTCTATTCCTCTCCTATACTTTCAAATATCTCATGGATTTGAGACATTATAAGGTCCAAGTAACAGTTCTGTGTGGCACTTGGTTTTAAGTCCTTCCAGTTTGACCTCAAGATCctctatttcatatattttgatgAAAGAAAACCCCATCAGtaaaaggaaaagaggacgaTCCTATTCTCAGCCTGATTAACACACCTTGTGCTTTTAGAATATTCTTCCTGACTTTTAGTTCCAAaacctttctcctttcttctagTCACCAGCATGGGTGTTCCTCACATCTACAACCTGCAGCATCCGATCCAACTAATTCACCAAATTCCCACTAACATTTGTAGTCCACGTTTCCCAGATCGCACAGTCTGAGGACGACAGCATCCCAtgagcaaatgaaaatgaaattctcATTCTGTGCCCAGACAAGAGAATAAACACAGTTGAACTGCATTCAGTATTTCTCTTAGATTTCCCTGTTGGCTGTTTTGATAAGCCCTTATTTGTTTCTCATACATACAAAGTTAGAGTCTAGTTATAACAACTGAATTTGATAAGGAATGATGGTTCTGTGACTTCCCTGTCAAAAATACTTTCATCTCAACTTCCCAGTCACCTTCATCTGTTATACcgctctattttttttaaataaacctcTCCCCACCTGTATCATATTATATATTCTACTTGTTAATAACCAAAATTGCAACATGAACTACAGAAGGACCAAGATTTCTTGCTTTATTACTGTGTTTCCAGAGGGAAAACAGTGCTTTTCCCAGAATAGAAACTAAGGAACTTGAATCAGAGAGGTTCACCTGCGATGATTTTTAAAGGAGAACTCTTCTTTTGTCCCTCCAGCTTGCAACATAAGGCACTTATGATGCCCATGGATTTGGGAAGGGAGGACCACATCAAGGACCAGGAGGTTGGCAAGCTTTCCCTGCAGAGCTCTTAAGGCTGAccaaataaaggaaacaaagacTTGCTGGGTATCATGACTTGGGCTATGGAATCAGAGCATAATAAATAACGAAATGTCTTGGGTATAACTAGACCTGAGTCAATGGAAAGACTCAACCAAACCAGCAGTGTCACTGAGTTCATCCTCCTGGGACTCTCCTCCCGGCCTAAGGACCAGAAGCCACTCTTTATTCTCTTCCTCATCATATACCTGGTCACCATAGCAGGGAATCTGCTCATCATCCTGGCCATCCACTCTGACCCCCAACTGCACAcccccatgtatttcttcctgaCTGTCCTGTCTTTCACTGACATTTGGTATACAACAAGCATTGTCCCCAAGATGCTAGTTGACTTCCTGTTGGAGAAGAAAACCATCTCCTATGCTGGATGTTTGACCcagatgtattttatatatgcCTTGGGCAACAATGACAGCTGTCTTCTTGTAGTCATGGCTtttgaccgctatgtggccatctgtgaTCCCTTCCACTATGTCACCATCATGAGCCACCGCCGCTGTGTCCTGATGGTGGCCTTCTCCTGCTCATTGCCTCACTTCCACTCACTCCTGCACATACTTCTGTTGAATCAGCTCACCTTCTGTGACTCCAATATTATCCATCATTTTCTCTGCGACCTCAGCCCTCTGATAAAATTGTCCTGCACTCCCACATTTGTCAATGAAATTGTGTTGATGACAGAAGCATCTGCTTTTCTGGTGACCCCCTTTCTATGCATCATTTTCTCTTATATACGAATCCTCCTTGCGGTTCTCAAAATTCCCTCAGCTGCAGGAAAATGCAAAGCCTTCTCCACATGTGGTTCGCACCTCACTGTGGTAACACTCTTTTATGGAAGCATCTTCTATGTCTATTTACAGCCTGTGTCCACCTACACTATCAGGGACCACATGGCAACAATTGTTCACACGATTTTATCCTCCATGCTCAATCCTTTTATCTACAGCCTAAGAAACAAAGACCTGAAACAGGGTctgaggaagctggtgggcaggAGGCGTCTCCAGGCAGCAACCTCTTGATGAACACACATATGGAATCTGCTCCACTGGAATCTAGTTTCTGTGATTCTTGGGAAACAATCAAGCTGCTGGGGGTTAGCATCTTCAACCCATGGGAGACAAGGCTATTGTGGACACTTAACATCCATTGATGATGGTCCATCGATTGGCTCTGCCTCTGGCTACAGTCATGATGCTCTTCACCACTATTTCTCCTCTCTCATATGAAGATTCATCACTTTCTTCTCTTCCAAATGTTGCTTTAAATTAAGCTTTTTCCCACAGATATTTCCTGAACAGATTTCTCTTTTGTTGAG
Coding sequences:
- the LOC138081792 gene encoding olfactory receptor 1L8-like → MERLNQTSSVTEFILLGLSSRPKDQKPLFILFLIIYLVTIAGNLLIILAIHSDPQLHTPMYFFLTVLSFTDIWYTTSIVPKMLVDFLLEKKTISYAGCLTQMYFIYALGNNDSCLLVVMAFDRYVAICDPFHYVTIMSHRRCVLMVAFSCSLPHFHSLLHILLLNQLTFCDSNIIHHFLCDLSPLIKLSCTPTFVNEIVLMTEASAFLVTPFLCIIFSYIRILLAVLKIPSAAGKCKAFSTCGSHLTVVTLFYGSIFYVYLQPVSTYTIRDHMATIVHTILSSMLNPFIYSLRNKDLKQGLRKLVGRRRLQAATS